A section of the Sedimentisphaera cyanobacteriorum genome encodes:
- the dnaB gene encoding replicative DNA helicase gives MKKSLNSRSRKKMSSQKPSQKTQKNNSSNESSQPQRSSNYDLIQAKSLPESYEAEVSVLGSMILDRNCVNDVVQKLSPDSFYRPENRIIYESLVALYEQLPPDKNMDLVLIKDELLRRNQFEDAGGQEYLKKIPASVATTANAEYYTEIVHEKYILRQLINVVSEVLEEAYNPAGEISDKLDQAEKKIFEVTGERVTGEAESMRDLLVKAFEEIDKRTGEAITGIPTGFTQLDTMTTGLHEGELIIMAGRPSMGKTSFAMNIAEHIGADEEQPVLIFSLEMGRLQLAERMLCSRGMIDSQAVRRGVMDSEVFQELLDTSENLSQAPIFIDDTPGMTPLEIRAKARRLKAQYDIKAVFVDYLQLMSLGGRVESRQNEISAISRQLKAMARELDVPVIVLSQLNRAAEQREDHRPRMSDLRESGSIEQDADVVMLIHREDYYHRQEAEYEFDNEAEIIIAKQRNGPTGIVKLKFHGEFTRFDNISTIDEPF, from the coding sequence ATGAAGAAGAGCTTGAACAGCCGGAGCAGGAAGAAGATGAGCTCTCAGAAGCCAAGCCAGAAAACTCAGAAGAATAATTCTTCTAATGAAAGTTCGCAGCCACAGCGGTCTTCGAATTATGATTTGATTCAGGCTAAGTCTTTGCCTGAATCATACGAGGCGGAGGTCTCGGTGCTGGGCTCAATGATTCTGGATAGAAACTGCGTCAATGATGTCGTCCAGAAGCTGAGCCCGGATTCATTCTACCGCCCGGAAAACCGCATTATATATGAATCGCTTGTAGCGCTTTACGAACAGCTCCCGCCTGATAAAAATATGGATCTCGTTCTTATCAAGGATGAGCTGCTTAGGCGGAATCAGTTTGAAGATGCAGGCGGGCAGGAGTATCTAAAGAAGATACCTGCAAGCGTTGCAACTACTGCCAACGCCGAATATTACACGGAAATTGTTCACGAGAAGTATATCCTCAGGCAGCTTATCAATGTGGTAAGTGAGGTGCTTGAAGAGGCATACAACCCTGCCGGCGAGATAAGCGACAAGCTCGATCAGGCTGAGAAAAAGATCTTCGAAGTAACCGGCGAGCGGGTTACCGGCGAGGCCGAGTCTATGCGGGACCTTCTCGTAAAGGCATTTGAAGAGATCGACAAACGAACGGGCGAGGCCATTACGGGCATCCCCACCGGTTTCACCCAGCTCGACACTATGACTACAGGTCTCCATGAGGGCGAGCTTATAATAATGGCAGGAAGGCCGAGTATGGGGAAAACGAGCTTTGCCATGAATATTGCAGAGCACATTGGAGCTGATGAAGAGCAGCCTGTATTGATTTTCTCGCTTGAAATGGGCAGACTCCAGCTTGCAGAGCGTATGCTTTGCAGTCGTGGAATGATAGACTCACAGGCCGTAAGGCGGGGGGTGATGGATTCAGAAGTATTTCAGGAGCTTCTGGATACCAGCGAGAATCTCTCTCAGGCACCGATCTTTATCGATGATACTCCCGGAATGACTCCTCTGGAGATTCGCGCCAAGGCAAGAAGGCTCAAAGCTCAGTATGATATTAAGGCAGTTTTCGTTGATTACCTTCAGCTTATGAGCCTCGGAGGCAGGGTAGAATCGAGGCAGAATGAGATAAGCGCAATCTCCCGTCAGCTCAAAGCAATGGCAAGAGAGCTGGATGTTCCGGTGATTGTGCTCAGTCAGCTCAATCGTGCAGCCGAACAGCGAGAAGACCACCGACCACGAATGAGCGATCTTCGTGAAAGCGGAAGTATTGAACAGGACGCAGATGTTGTTATGCTTATACACCGCGAAGACTACTACCACAGGCAGGAAGCCGAGTATGAATTTGATAACGAAGCGGAAATAATTATAGCTAAGCAGAGAAACGGGCCTACCGGAATCGTGAAACTCAAGTTCCACGGCGAATTTACGAGATTCGACAACATAAGCACTATTGATGAGCCGTTTTGA
- a CDS encoding IS4 family transposase yields MTPAKHQYSILKQICQHIPAHLVSKLSRSFGIDKQSRTFSCWSHIVSMLHVQIAHSLSLNDVSDTLRNHSGALTPIRRATPSSRNGLSHANRVRDPLMAETLFWEVLSHIQNKHLDFGRGHKYSGLPRRFKRAIYAVDSTTIQLVANCIDWAKHRRRKAAAKCHMQLNLQTFLPQFAIVKEASTHDSTEAYQLCQDLKSGEIAVFDKAYVDFKHLADLDRRELFWVTRAKDNMKYRFVKQNTEPKGNIQYDALIELEMPKSREAYPKKLRLVKAYVEINGEKKLMKFITNNMQWAPSSICDLYKCRWGIEVFFKQIKQTLQLSDFLGHSQKAILWQVWTAMLAYILIRYIGFLGQWKGAFSRLFTLLRGVLFSRLDVFGVMAACGTARGSPRMVGSPQQAYLPGFNM; encoded by the coding sequence ATGACACCCGCCAAACATCAATATAGCATTCTTAAGCAAATATGCCAACATATTCCTGCACATCTTGTTTCAAAATTGTCTCGGTCTTTCGGTATTGACAAGCAATCACGAACATTTTCTTGCTGGTCGCACATTGTATCTATGCTTCATGTCCAGATTGCTCACAGTCTCTCGCTCAACGACGTTTCCGACACATTGCGTAATCATTCTGGAGCTTTGACTCCTATCCGCCGTGCAACCCCTTCAAGCAGGAATGGGCTTTCTCATGCAAACAGGGTTCGAGATCCTCTTATGGCAGAGACTCTCTTCTGGGAGGTGCTGTCCCATATCCAGAACAAACATCTTGATTTTGGGAGAGGCCATAAGTATTCCGGCCTTCCGAGGCGTTTTAAGAGAGCAATATATGCGGTTGACTCAACCACGATCCAGCTTGTAGCCAACTGTATTGACTGGGCTAAACATCGCAGACGAAAAGCGGCTGCAAAGTGCCATATGCAGCTGAATCTCCAGACGTTCCTGCCTCAATTTGCTATTGTAAAAGAAGCCTCAACCCATGATTCGACAGAAGCTTATCAGCTCTGTCAGGACCTTAAAAGCGGCGAAATAGCGGTTTTTGACAAGGCTTACGTGGATTTTAAGCATCTAGCAGATCTTGACAGGCGAGAATTATTCTGGGTTACCAGAGCCAAAGATAATATGAAATATCGTTTTGTTAAACAGAATACAGAACCAAAAGGTAATATCCAATACGATGCTTTAATTGAACTTGAAATGCCGAAAAGCCGCGAGGCATACCCGAAGAAGCTCCGTTTAGTTAAGGCTTATGTGGAAATTAACGGCGAGAAAAAGCTTATGAAATTTATCACGAACAATATGCAGTGGGCGCCGAGCAGTATTTGCGACCTATATAAGTGCCGCTGGGGTATAGAGGTGTTTTTCAAGCAGATAAAACAGACTTTGCAGCTAAGCGATTTCCTAGGGCATAGCCAAAAAGCAATTCTATGGCAAGTATGGACGGCTATGCTGGCTTATATTTTAATAAGGTATATAGGTTTCCTCGGTCAGTGGAAAGGAGCATTCAGCCGATTGTTTACTTTACTGAGGGGTGTATTATTCAGCCGGCTGGATGTTTTTGGCGTTATGGCTGCCTGTGGGACAGCACGTGGTTCACCGCGTATGGTTGGCAGCCCTCAGCAGGCTTATTTGCCGGGTTTTAATATGTAG
- a CDS encoding LamG-like jellyroll fold domain-containing protein — protein sequence MKKLLLILFCCLVAASAWAGEIVPKFDDGDALVDYTAARDGVANPADIISLNPGSSITFAAKFTPSVADVTEDSGPVAVIETGGTTYGSGIWLCNGELHYAFRANVSGNNDRTFDDFAFADGAGAVKMGDVEAEQEVKAWVSLDLNSGTVLCSVNGVKRIYYLDTYPASTNLTGNQSVSFLTNGSIIGGHMGGLNLSSEPLLNDGNVWGMNPVPGTELRGQIFSIVADPDLMANDPVPASGSVNIDPDVISEVSFDTAEDPENSGSQNPDVTGHFVTFYQGANGDPNLDMAPLYETFVSAAADPITVPINTAGTFQIQLGQEVFWCVEEQISGAPEGDPANITGPLWNFETLPATPAAVYQPEDEAVFAGEQAVLEFTFTSKTAASSAWYKEGAPDTELLESDPDIALELAQNGDEYISTLYIDNAEVADQGYYYCIASNDAGDTQSDSASLAIKRMIAYWPLDGDYQDYSGEENHLTPYADPIPEQWIDGVEPAQTGQALDTTVNREAAAATDPFIAAEYTDELTISAWINFPGSDDYPAAGHFRGICSSSSDNNWFWEIDQRDAGLQVNAPGYNPYSYANLSLNEWTHIAFTSSADEVAAFYVNGSQVDITDPGRYSINQNNTPVYFANNDGTIDTMIEAKFDDVRMYNYALSPEELAGIYYDVTGEQICVAPNAENLQFDFDGDCTVDIDDLAAVSLDWLNDMLFPAEGE from the coding sequence ATGAAAAAATTGCTTTTAATCCTTTTTTGTTGTTTAGTTGCGGCGTCCGCATGGGCAGGGGAGATAGTTCCCAAGTTTGACGACGGCGATGCCCTTGTGGATTACACCGCCGCCAGAGATGGAGTTGCTAATCCCGCAGACATTATTTCTCTAAATCCGGGCAGCTCGATTACCTTTGCTGCTAAGTTTACGCCTTCAGTGGCCGATGTTACTGAAGACAGCGGACCGGTGGCTGTAATCGAAACCGGCGGAACAACTTACGGCAGCGGCATCTGGCTTTGCAACGGCGAATTGCATTACGCTTTCAGGGCAAATGTAAGCGGGAATAATGACCGCACATTTGATGATTTTGCGTTTGCTGACGGTGCCGGAGCGGTAAAAATGGGAGATGTTGAGGCCGAACAGGAAGTTAAGGCATGGGTTTCTCTCGACTTAAATTCCGGAACAGTTCTCTGTTCAGTAAACGGCGTCAAAAGAATCTACTATTTGGACACCTATCCAGCTTCAACCAATCTCACAGGCAACCAGAGCGTAAGTTTTCTGACGAATGGAAGTATTATTGGCGGCCATATGGGCGGACTAAACCTTTCTTCAGAACCTTTGTTGAACGATGGAAACGTATGGGGGATGAATCCAGTTCCCGGGACAGAGTTAAGAGGTCAGATTTTCAGCATTGTTGCAGATCCGGATCTTATGGCTAACGACCCTGTCCCTGCATCAGGCTCTGTTAATATCGACCCTGATGTTATTTCAGAAGTAAGCTTTGATACTGCCGAAGATCCTGAAAACTCAGGCTCTCAGAACCCCGATGTTACAGGCCACTTCGTAACATTCTATCAGGGAGCAAACGGAGATCCTAATCTGGATATGGCCCCGCTTTATGAAACTTTCGTATCAGCAGCAGCTGATCCGATTACGGTGCCTATAAACACAGCAGGCACTTTCCAGATTCAGCTCGGACAGGAAGTTTTCTGGTGCGTTGAAGAGCAGATAAGCGGAGCACCTGAAGGGGATCCGGCAAATATAACTGGCCCTCTATGGAATTTTGAAACTCTTCCCGCTACCCCGGCAGCGGTTTATCAGCCTGAAGATGAGGCCGTGTTTGCAGGTGAGCAGGCGGTATTAGAATTTACCTTCACAAGCAAAACTGCTGCGAGCTCAGCTTGGTATAAAGAAGGCGCGCCTGACACAGAACTGCTCGAATCCGATCCGGATATTGCCTTAGAGCTTGCCCAGAACGGCGATGAATACATCTCTACGCTCTATATAGATAATGCCGAAGTGGCAGACCAGGGCTACTACTACTGCATAGCTTCAAACGATGCTGGAGACACCCAGTCTGATTCCGCTTCTCTTGCTATCAAGCGTATGATTGCATACTGGCCTCTGGATGGAGACTATCAGGACTATTCAGGCGAGGAGAATCATCTCACACCTTACGCTGACCCGATCCCCGAGCAATGGATAGACGGCGTTGAACCCGCTCAGACGGGGCAGGCCCTTGACACTACGGTAAATCGTGAAGCCGCAGCTGCTACTGACCCGTTCATTGCAGCAGAATACACCGACGAGCTCACTATTTCAGCGTGGATTAATTTCCCCGGCTCCGATGACTATCCTGCCGCCGGCCACTTCAGAGGTATATGCTCATCTTCGAGTGATAATAATTGGTTCTGGGAGATAGATCAGAGAGATGCCGGTCTGCAGGTTAACGCACCGGGCTACAATCCATACTCTTATGCCAACCTGTCTCTTAATGAATGGACGCACATTGCATTTACTTCTTCAGCGGACGAAGTGGCAGCGTTCTACGTTAACGGCTCGCAGGTTGATATTACAGACCCGGGCAGATACAGCATCAATCAAAACAACACCCCTGTTTATTTTGCCAACAATGACGGGACTATAGACACAATGATCGAGGCAAAGTTTGATGATGTAAGAATGTACAACTATGCGCTCTCTCCAGAAGAGCTGGCTGGTATTTACTACGATGTTACCGGCGAGCAGATTTGTGTGGCTCCGAATGCTGAGAATCTGCAGTTCGATTTCGATGGAGACTGCACAGTGGATATAGACGACCTTGCAGCTGTTTCATTAGACTGGCTCAATGATATGTTATTCCCCGCAGAGGGTGAGTAG
- the bamA gene encoding outer membrane protein assembly factor BamA — translation MLKRVVALVLFAVLACGLAEAQDLRIVELNVKGNATLTKSKILSTVSARPGQTLDEQALSQDTENLAELDAVQFAYYNTEPVDGGVRLNFVVVEKMLISEISFFGNEKISDKTLADLVDFDKGDYLEKITLASALDSVRNKYTEKGYYFAEVKLGEEELEQGRVIFRIEEGPRVKVTGVRYEGNTVFTEKQLDSVVKFDSRILFLFKRDYNTKKIQKDIEAIEKEYRSAGYIDADCNAEPDLNEKLNKAEVVFYISEGRQCKVLDHSIKGVSYFDKDQIEKMLKVKKGQAYDSEAVKKTREDIRDKYLEKGFIEARIRAERNFTDNGDVRLVYDIDEGKRFRIGEVRITGNYQTHDKVVRRELDYEGFKPGRWYDGKEAKGNGKGQLEKDVKQATLAEDVFIKSVDGEKPGTKDAVVNITEGMTGMVMFGAGIDSSNGLVGQVIYEQRNFDIQDWPESLSEFFDGRSFKGAGQRLRISLEPGTEVNRYSIDFTDPYAWERPFSLNLGSSRYWRGRECYDEERTKGYIGLTRRYEDDWYLGIKVRAENVTVSDLDDDSPQEIYDVEGDTGLFGTKFTAKKKVTDDKYIPTEGYVFDASFEQVTGDYNFGVVSSSYTNYNTLKEDLAGRRTVFSTKIYGAAILGDAPPFEKFYAGGSGSLRGFDYRGVSPRGESTTTPGVYDDPIGSDWIAIGTAEITFPLASDRYNWLMFADAGMIDEGGPRTSIGTGIEILIPQWFGPVPMRFELAAPITKEGEDETEFFSFSMGRLF, via the coding sequence ATGCTGAAAAGAGTCGTTGCATTAGTATTGTTTGCTGTTTTGGCTTGCGGTTTGGCAGAAGCTCAAGATTTGCGGATTGTTGAGCTGAACGTAAAAGGCAACGCCACGCTCACTAAATCGAAGATACTCAGCACAGTATCAGCCCGCCCGGGGCAAACCCTTGATGAGCAGGCTTTATCGCAGGATACTGAAAATTTGGCTGAGCTGGATGCTGTTCAGTTTGCTTACTATAATACTGAGCCGGTTGACGGGGGAGTAAGGCTGAATTTTGTTGTGGTTGAGAAAATGCTCATTTCAGAGATATCATTTTTCGGCAATGAAAAGATCAGCGATAAAACCCTTGCAGACCTTGTCGATTTTGATAAAGGTGATTATCTCGAGAAAATCACGCTTGCCTCAGCTCTGGACAGCGTAAGAAATAAATATACCGAAAAGGGTTATTACTTTGCCGAAGTAAAGCTCGGCGAAGAAGAGCTTGAACAGGGCAGGGTGATATTCAGAATCGAGGAGGGGCCGAGAGTTAAGGTTACCGGCGTTCGCTATGAGGGCAATACCGTCTTCACCGAAAAACAGCTCGACAGTGTTGTTAAGTTTGATTCCAGAATCCTCTTTTTATTCAAGAGAGACTACAACACCAAAAAAATTCAAAAAGACATTGAGGCTATCGAAAAAGAATATCGTTCAGCTGGATATATAGATGCAGACTGCAACGCCGAGCCAGATTTAAACGAAAAGCTCAATAAAGCGGAAGTGGTTTTTTATATCAGCGAAGGCAGGCAGTGCAAGGTTTTAGACCACAGCATAAAGGGTGTTAGCTATTTCGATAAAGACCAGATTGAGAAGATGCTCAAGGTTAAGAAAGGCCAAGCTTACGACAGCGAGGCCGTGAAGAAAACCAGAGAAGATATCAGGGATAAGTATCTGGAGAAGGGCTTTATTGAAGCACGAATCAGAGCCGAGAGGAATTTCACAGACAATGGAGACGTGAGGCTTGTTTATGACATTGATGAGGGCAAGCGGTTCAGGATTGGCGAGGTGAGAATCACAGGCAACTACCAGACGCACGATAAGGTTGTCAGAAGGGAGCTTGACTATGAGGGCTTCAAGCCGGGCAGATGGTACGACGGCAAAGAGGCCAAAGGAAACGGCAAGGGGCAGCTCGAGAAGGATGTAAAACAGGCAACTCTGGCCGAGGATGTGTTTATAAAATCAGTGGACGGTGAAAAGCCCGGAACCAAGGATGCCGTTGTTAATATCACTGAAGGTATGACAGGAATGGTGATGTTTGGTGCTGGAATAGACAGCAGCAACGGCCTTGTGGGACAGGTGATTTACGAGCAGAGAAATTTCGATATTCAGGACTGGCCTGAATCTCTCAGTGAATTTTTCGACGGGCGGTCGTTCAAAGGCGCTGGTCAGAGGCTGAGAATCTCCCTTGAGCCCGGTACAGAGGTAAACCGTTATTCAATAGATTTCACCGACCCTTACGCTTGGGAACGCCCGTTCAGCCTTAATCTGGGTTCCTCACGCTACTGGAGAGGCAGAGAATGCTATGACGAGGAGAGAACAAAAGGCTACATAGGCCTTACAAGACGCTACGAAGACGACTGGTATCTCGGAATCAAAGTGAGAGCTGAAAACGTTACGGTATCAGACCTTGATGATGATTCGCCCCAGGAAATTTATGACGTTGAAGGCGATACCGGCCTTTTCGGTACAAAATTCACAGCAAAGAAAAAGGTAACAGACGATAAATACATACCTACTGAGGGCTATGTATTCGATGCTTCTTTTGAGCAGGTTACAGGAGACTACAATTTTGGCGTTGTGAGCTCCTCATACACAAACTACAATACACTCAAGGAGGACCTGGCAGGCAGGAGAACCGTATTCTCAACGAAGATCTATGGTGCTGCAATTCTGGGCGATGCCCCTCCATTCGAGAAATTCTATGCAGGCGGGTCTGGCAGTCTTAGAGGCTTCGACTACCGCGGCGTAAGTCCAAGAGGGGAGAGCACAACAACCCCCGGCGTGTATGACGACCCAATCGGCAGCGACTGGATCGCAATCGGAACTGCCGAGATTACATTCCCGCTAGCAAGCGACCGCTACAACTGGCTTATGTTTGCAGATGCTGGAATGATTGATGAAGGAGGGCCGAGAACCTCAATCGGTACCGGCATTGAAATACTGATACCTCAGTGGTTTGGCCCGGTGCCAATGCGGTTTGAACTTGCAGCTCCAATTACAAAAGAAGGCGAAGATGAAACAGAGTTCTTCAGCTTCTCAATGGGAAGACTGTTCTAA